The following coding sequences are from one Novipirellula galeiformis window:
- a CDS encoding class I SAM-dependent methyltransferase, producing MIQAIVKKVQLKLRGLEHASMIHTHMLEDEKETLYTLARKSRGNIVEVGSYLGASSCYLAAGLSKHKHAKLTCVDTWNNDAMTEGLRDTYDEFRSNTSKYGALIQPLRGTSQEIASSFTDTIDLLFLDADHEYAGVKTDWDAWSPHLAQNATVIFHDIGWAEGVQQVVREDVHPIALEESRLPNLYWARLRQR from the coding sequence ATGATCCAGGCTATCGTCAAGAAAGTCCAACTCAAACTCCGTGGGCTCGAGCATGCGTCGATGATCCACACGCACATGCTCGAGGACGAGAAGGAAACGCTCTACACGCTGGCGCGAAAATCCCGAGGAAACATCGTGGAGGTGGGCTCTTACCTGGGCGCATCAAGCTGCTACCTCGCTGCGGGCCTTTCTAAACACAAACACGCCAAACTCACCTGTGTCGACACATGGAATAACGACGCAATGACCGAAGGTTTGCGAGACACCTACGATGAATTCCGAAGCAACACCTCCAAATATGGCGCACTCATTCAGCCCTTGCGGGGCACAAGTCAAGAAATCGCGAGCAGCTTTACCGATACAATCGACCTGCTCTTTTTAGATGCCGACCACGAATACGCTGGCGTGAAAACCGATTGGGACGCATGGTCCCCCCACCTGGCGCAAAACGCGACGGTGATCTTCCACGACATCGGCTGGGCCGAAGGTGTCCAGCAAGTCGTCCGCGAAGATGTTCATCCCATTGCACTCGAGGAATCGCGTCTCCCCAATCTGTACTGGGCGCGACTCCGTCAACGATGA
- a CDS encoding glycosyltransferase family 2 protein, producing the protein MPKPIAIIIPTSKPLDQLQRTLSSLQRTVTDSAEILIIQNGPLSDSHTARSLTDQFASLKIRCLHEATPGLLSGRHRGVQESTSEIISFIDDDIEVGPRWAEAIFQNFNNPDVKLVGGPSTAEYACSVPEWLDAFFHRSPNEQWCTYLSLLELGDQRTEMPPNLIWGLNFSIRRSALLELGGFHPDGVPWNLRRFRGDGESAVTEAARRCNMTAIYDPNVAVTHLIPKTRLTPNYFQRRAHLQGISDSYTQLRNTHLHGAPPTSPPEKNSIRERLSFVVKQQIGLSKNPMNKAIFQTQKAYREGYLYHQRQFQIERVIREWVLRPDYWDYSYPLESKSNETA; encoded by the coding sequence TTGCCTAAACCAATTGCGATTATCATCCCAACGTCGAAGCCGCTCGACCAACTGCAACGAACCCTTTCTTCGCTGCAAAGAACGGTGACCGACTCAGCGGAAATCCTCATCATCCAAAACGGCCCCCTCTCGGACAGCCATACTGCACGATCGTTAACGGATCAATTTGCGAGCCTCAAGATCCGCTGCCTTCACGAAGCGACCCCAGGATTGTTGTCGGGGCGGCATCGCGGCGTGCAAGAAAGCACGTCGGAGATCATCTCGTTCATCGATGACGATATCGAAGTGGGGCCGCGCTGGGCGGAAGCGATTTTCCAAAACTTCAACAACCCTGACGTAAAACTTGTGGGGGGGCCAAGCACCGCTGAATACGCATGCTCCGTCCCAGAATGGCTCGATGCCTTTTTTCATCGCAGCCCCAACGAACAATGGTGCACCTACCTGAGTTTGCTCGAGCTCGGTGATCAGCGAACGGAAATGCCTCCCAATCTCATCTGGGGACTCAACTTTTCGATTCGACGATCTGCGCTGCTTGAACTTGGTGGATTCCACCCCGATGGAGTGCCATGGAATCTGCGCCGCTTCCGTGGCGATGGCGAAAGCGCCGTCACGGAAGCCGCCCGCCGCTGCAACATGACGGCGATCTACGATCCGAATGTGGCGGTAACGCACCTCATTCCGAAAACCAGGCTGACGCCAAACTACTTTCAACGCCGCGCCCATTTGCAAGGAATCTCGGATTCCTACACGCAGTTACGCAACACTCACCTGCACGGGGCGCCCCCAACTTCGCCTCCAGAGAAAAACTCGATACGCGAGCGACTGTCCTTTGTCGTCAAACAACAAATCGGCTTGTCGAAAAACCCGATGAACAAGGCAATTTTCCAAACCCAAAAAGCTTACCGAGAAGGTTACCTTTACCATCAACGCCAATTCCAAATCGAACGCGTCATCCGTGAATGGGTTCTCCGCCCCGATTACTGGGACTATTCTTATCCGCTGGAAAGCAAATCGAACGAGACAGCATGA